From the Gramella sp. Hel_I_59 genome, one window contains:
- a CDS encoding response regulator transcription factor — MYRVLIADHHPIIFEGIKCVLQNNPALQVTGRVSSGTQLFSQLEKNAPDVLIVELDLPQINGINAIRRIKQEFPEVKTLIFSSHPEEMYALSAIKAGAAGYISKHTDSETLEKAIYQVARGGIYLNRKITEKLNSGITRGKSLITKFKKLSTRETEVLNLLSSGKRNKDIAEALDINEKTVSTYKTRLLKKLKVDNVADLITQSRLLQLNTT; from the coding sequence ATGTATCGAGTATTAATTGCAGACCATCATCCAATAATTTTTGAAGGGATCAAATGCGTACTTCAGAACAATCCGGCACTACAGGTTACAGGCAGAGTAAGCAGTGGCACCCAGTTGTTCAGTCAGTTAGAAAAGAACGCTCCCGATGTTTTAATCGTGGAACTGGATCTTCCGCAAATCAATGGAATCAACGCCATTAGAAGGATCAAACAGGAATTTCCCGAGGTAAAAACACTTATTTTTAGTTCACATCCAGAAGAAATGTATGCCTTGAGCGCCATTAAAGCTGGAGCAGCAGGTTATATTTCCAAACACACAGATAGTGAAACTCTGGAGAAGGCAATTTACCAGGTTGCAAGAGGCGGGATCTACTTAAATCGTAAGATCACCGAAAAATTAAATTCCGGCATCACGAGAGGTAAGAGTTTGATTACAAAATTCAAAAAGCTTTCTACCCGCGAAACTGAAGTATTAAATCTGCTTTCTTCCGGAAAAAGAAATAAGGATATTGCTGAAGCGCTTGACATTAACGAAAAGACAGTAAGCACCTATAAAACACGGTTGCTGAAAAAACTAAAAGTAGATAATGTTGCAGATCTTATCACGCAATCCAGATTATTACAATTAAATACTACATAA
- the nadE gene encoding NAD(+) synthase produces MQTEKVADHIINWLKEYATKANMNGFVVGVSGGIDSAVTSTLCAKTGMPTLCLEMPIHQASSQVTRARKHISELEHNFANVSNLEVNLTPVFEQFKSVMPQERKSASLDLTLANSRARLRMSTLYYFAGLHGYLVAGTGNKVEDFGVGFYTKYGDGGVDLSPIADLMKSEVYALGKYLNIIDDIMTAAPTDGLFGDSRSDEDQLGASYDELEWAMTAKEAGKTSSDFEGRQREVFQIYSRLNAANTHKMVPIPVCDIPVHLLK; encoded by the coding sequence ATGCAAACCGAAAAAGTCGCTGATCATATCATAAACTGGTTAAAAGAGTACGCTACGAAAGCAAATATGAATGGGTTTGTAGTTGGAGTGAGTGGTGGTATAGATTCCGCAGTAACCTCAACGCTTTGCGCAAAAACCGGAATGCCCACATTGTGCCTGGAAATGCCAATTCACCAGGCGAGTAGCCAGGTAACCCGCGCCAGAAAACACATTAGCGAACTGGAACATAATTTTGCGAACGTAAGTAATCTTGAAGTGAATCTAACCCCGGTATTTGAACAATTTAAATCGGTCATGCCGCAGGAAAGAAAATCTGCTTCTCTGGATCTTACATTGGCTAATTCGAGAGCGAGACTTCGTATGTCCACTCTTTATTATTTCGCTGGATTACATGGATACCTTGTTGCCGGAACTGGAAATAAAGTGGAAGATTTTGGAGTTGGATTCTACACGAAATATGGTGATGGCGGTGTTGACCTTAGTCCGATAGCAGATCTCATGAAAAGTGAAGTCTATGCTCTGGGAAAATACCTCAACATTATTGATGATATTATGACTGCAGCTCCAACCGACGGACTTTTTGGTGACAGCCGAAGTGATGAAGATCAATTAGGAGCATCTTATGATGAACTTGAATGGGCAATGACTGCAAAAGAAGCTGGGAAAACCTCTTCAGATTTTGAAGGCAGACAGCGTGAAGTTTTCCAGATCTATTCCCGTTTGAATGCTGCGAACACACATAAGATGGTGCCAATACCAGTTTGCGACATACCCGTTCATCTGCTGAAATAA
- the gldB gene encoding gliding motility lipoprotein GldB, with product MLKKILFCITIISVFSCNNQSETEEKIDRIDVVLEVIRFEQEFASTKPQQLPELKQKYPFLFPEQFPDSVWIDKLSDTLQLEINQAVENKFSDFTNQEDEIHALFQHMKYYFPEFKVPVVITVTSEVDYKNKIIYTGDYLFVSLDTYLGTDHEFYTGLQEYLKKNFKKDQIVVDAAEEISKKYVPGPDSRTFLSHMVYYGKIQYLKEMLLPMLDPARRIGYSEEEFNFAENNESEIWRYFVENELIYDTDNQLQTRFLFPAPFSKFYLQLDAESPARLGQYIGLKIMKAYMEKNDVSLDRMLNTSAEEIFNKANFKPKK from the coding sequence ATGCTGAAAAAGATCCTATTCTGTATTACGATTATTTCGGTTTTTTCCTGTAATAATCAATCAGAAACCGAAGAGAAGATCGACAGGATCGATGTAGTTCTTGAGGTTATAAGATTCGAACAGGAATTTGCCAGTACAAAACCTCAGCAGTTACCTGAATTAAAACAGAAATATCCATTTTTATTTCCTGAGCAGTTTCCAGATTCGGTTTGGATAGATAAGTTATCTGATACCCTTCAGCTAGAGATCAATCAGGCTGTGGAAAATAAGTTTTCAGATTTTACGAATCAGGAGGATGAAATACATGCACTTTTTCAGCATATGAAATACTACTTCCCGGAGTTTAAAGTACCTGTGGTGATCACGGTAACTTCCGAAGTAGATTATAAGAACAAAATAATTTATACGGGAGATTATTTATTCGTTTCGCTCGATACGTATCTGGGTACAGATCATGAGTTTTATACCGGTCTTCAGGAATATTTAAAAAAGAACTTTAAAAAAGATCAGATCGTCGTAGATGCTGCGGAAGAGATTTCGAAAAAATACGTTCCAGGTCCAGATTCCCGAACGTTTTTAAGTCATATGGTGTATTACGGTAAGATCCAGTATTTGAAAGAGATGCTGCTGCCAATGCTTGATCCTGCAAGAAGAATAGGCTATTCTGAAGAAGAATTTAACTTCGCCGAAAACAATGAATCTGAGATCTGGAGATACTTTGTAGAGAACGAACTTATTTACGATACAGATAACCAGTTGCAAACACGTTTTCTATTTCCAGCGCCATTTTCAAAATTCTATCTTCAGCTGGATGCTGAAAGTCCAGCCAGATTAGGTCAATATATTGGTCTTAAGATCATGAAAGCATACATGGAAAAGAACGACGTATCTCTGGACAGAATGCTAAATACATCTGCTGAAGAAATTTTCAATAAAGCCAATTTTAAACCGAAGAAATAA
- the gldC gene encoding gliding motility protein GldC, with protein sequence MPEFKKSEINIEVVTDDNHVPENITWSAEDGNVYKEDAKALMLSVWDSKDQETLRIDLWTKEMPVDEMKKFFHQTLVSMSDTYFRATQDDKMRDTMKDFCDYFAEKTEIKKS encoded by the coding sequence ATGCCAGAATTTAAGAAATCTGAGATCAATATAGAAGTTGTAACAGACGATAATCATGTACCTGAGAATATCACCTGGAGTGCTGAGGATGGGAATGTTTACAAAGAAGACGCAAAAGCACTAATGCTTTCTGTATGGGACAGTAAAGATCAGGAAACTTTGAGAATCGACCTATGGACCAAGGAAATGCCTGTGGATGAAATGAAAAAGTTCTTTCATCAAACGTTGGTTTCTATGAGTGATACATATTTTCGCGCTACTCAGGATGATAAAATGCGTGATACGATGAAAGATTTCTGTGATTATTTTGCTGAAAAAACTGAAATCAAGAAGAGCTAA
- a CDS encoding GTPase encodes MEKLIFVYNADSGKLKSLIGAFQKIVNPDSYDCSLCKLTYGAFDEKKAWRDFRNNGDLEMEFLHRDEFLKSYASKFGHKFEFPIILAQNQKGLEVLVSTSELREIMEVEELISRIKQRT; translated from the coding sequence TTGGAAAAACTTATTTTTGTTTATAATGCCGATTCAGGTAAACTAAAATCGCTAATTGGAGCCTTTCAAAAGATTGTGAATCCCGATTCCTACGACTGTAGTTTATGCAAACTTACTTACGGTGCTTTTGATGAAAAGAAGGCCTGGAGAGACTTTCGGAACAATGGAGATCTTGAAATGGAATTTCTCCACAGAGATGAGTTTTTAAAAAGCTATGCTTCTAAATTCGGACATAAGTTTGAATTCCCTATCATTCTCGCGCAGAACCAGAAAGGTCTGGAAGTTTTGGTTTCAACTTCAGAATTGCGGGAAATCATGGAGGTTGAGGAGCTAATTTCGAGAATTAAACAAAGAACCTAA
- the yihA gene encoding ribosome biogenesis GTP-binding protein YihA/YsxC, with product MKIKTAEFVISNSKVDHCPNSSLPEYAFIGRSNVGKSSLINMLTGRKALAKTSAKPGKTQLINHFLINKNWHLVDLPGYGYAQVSKSTKKVFQKFITAYFEQRKQMVCAFVLIDSRHSPQPIDMEFMQWMGENAIPFCIIFTKADKLKPKVLDKHIANYKAEMLETWEEMPEYFITSASAGLGQDEVLDYIESINEQLNNK from the coding sequence ATGAAGATCAAAACTGCAGAATTCGTCATAAGTAATTCCAAAGTTGATCATTGTCCAAACAGCTCCCTGCCGGAATACGCATTCATAGGCCGTAGTAATGTTGGGAAATCATCACTTATCAATATGCTTACGGGCAGAAAAGCTCTGGCAAAAACTTCAGCAAAACCGGGAAAAACTCAGTTGATCAATCATTTTTTGATCAATAAGAACTGGCATCTGGTTGATCTACCGGGTTATGGATATGCTCAGGTTTCGAAATCTACTAAAAAAGTATTTCAGAAATTCATCACTGCATATTTCGAACAACGTAAACAAATGGTTTGTGCATTTGTTCTTATTGATTCAAGACATTCCCCTCAACCTATAGATATGGAATTTATGCAGTGGATGGGAGAAAACGCGATTCCTTTTTGCATCATCTTCACAAAAGCTGATAAGCTTAAACCGAAGGTTCTTGACAAGCATATTGCTAACTATAAGGCTGAAATGCTGGAAACCTGGGAAGAGATGCCGGAATATTTCATCACTTCAGCATCTGCAGGTTTAGGACAGGATGAAGTGCTGGACTATATTGAAAGCATCAACGAACAGTTGAATAATAAATAG
- a CDS encoding alpha/beta hydrolase, whose translation MKDHLRQEGKFTYLEKGEGTPIVILHGLMGGLSNFDGVVSHFPENGYKVLIPELPLYSMSLLKTSVGTFAKYLKEFLDHKGYEKVILLGNSLGGHIALLATKMFPESVEALVITGSSGLYENAMGESYPRRGDYEFIKKKAEAVFYDPEVATKEIVDEVYETVSDRNKLVKTLAIAKSAIRHNMAKDLPKMQTPTCIIWGKNDTVTPPEVAEDFQRLLPDSDLYWIDQCGHAAMMEHPQEFNEVLHAWLTERAI comes from the coding sequence ATGAAAGATCACTTAAGGCAGGAGGGGAAATTCACATATCTCGAAAAAGGCGAAGGCACCCCGATTGTTATTCTTCACGGACTTATGGGAGGCCTAAGTAATTTTGACGGAGTTGTAAGTCACTTTCCGGAAAATGGCTATAAGGTGTTAATCCCGGAATTACCACTTTATTCAATGTCTCTTCTCAAGACCAGTGTAGGAACGTTCGCGAAATATCTAAAAGAATTTCTGGACCATAAAGGCTACGAAAAAGTGATCCTGCTTGGTAATTCCCTTGGAGGTCATATTGCATTGCTGGCTACTAAAATGTTTCCTGAAAGTGTAGAAGCTCTGGTTATTACCGGTAGTTCCGGATTATATGAAAATGCCATGGGCGAGAGTTATCCAAGACGTGGTGATTACGAATTTATCAAGAAAAAAGCTGAAGCCGTTTTTTACGATCCTGAGGTTGCAACCAAGGAAATCGTAGATGAAGTATATGAAACAGTAAGTGATCGAAATAAACTGGTAAAGACGCTGGCTATTGCCAAGAGTGCAATTCGACACAATATGGCGAAAGATCTTCCAAAGATGCAAACGCCTACCTGCATTATCTGGGGGAAAAATGACACTGTCACCCCTCCTGAAGTTGCTGAGGATTTCCAGAGATTATTACCAGATTCAGATCTTTACTGGATCGATCAATGTGGTCACGCCGCTATGATGGAACATCCACAGGAATTCAATGAAGTGCTTCACGCATGGCTTACAGAAAGAGCTATCTAA
- the mraZ gene encoding division/cell wall cluster transcriptional repressor MraZ, with product MVNLIGTYECKVDAKGRLMVPSALKKQLTPMLQDGFVIKRSVFQPCLELYPMEQWDIMMTKINKLNRFKKQNNDFIRRFTAGVKTVEVDSNGRLLIPKDLIGFAGIDKEIVLSSAIGIVEIWDKDKYENAIEDSSDDDFASLAEEVMGNDEHDGLS from the coding sequence GTGGTAAATCTCATTGGAACATACGAATGTAAAGTAGATGCTAAGGGCCGGTTAATGGTTCCTTCAGCATTGAAAAAGCAATTGACTCCAATGTTACAGGATGGTTTTGTGATCAAAAGATCAGTTTTTCAACCTTGTCTGGAATTATATCCCATGGAGCAATGGGATATCATGATGACGAAGATCAATAAACTGAACAGGTTTAAAAAGCAAAACAATGATTTTATAAGAAGGTTTACGGCCGGTGTGAAAACAGTGGAAGTAGACTCGAATGGTCGTCTTTTAATTCCGAAGGATCTAATAGGTTTTGCCGGAATTGATAAGGAGATCGTTCTTTCTTCTGCGATTGGCATCGTAGAAATATGGGATAAAGATAAATATGAAAACGCCATTGAAGATTCTTCAGATGATGACTTTGCAAGTCTTGCTGAAGAAGTGATGGGTAACGATGAGCATGATGGACTATCATAA
- the rsmH gene encoding 16S rRNA (cytosine(1402)-N(4))-methyltransferase RsmH, with product MDYHNPVLLKESVDGLNIQPDGVYVDVTFGGGGHSREILSRLGPAGKLYAFDQDKDALENKIDDERFTLINENFRFLKRFLRFYGVKQVDGILGDFGVSSHQFNEAERGFSTRFDARLDMRMNQGDKLSAYEVINEYEEEQLKKLFYAYADLKNAPKLARTIVEERKNGAIETSEQLKDLLKPHLFRGKENKILAQIYQAIRIEVNQEIEVLKEFLQQTEEVIRKDGRLSLISYHSLEDRLVKRYIRSGLFEGEPEKDMYGNIDVPFRKTSGLIIPSKVEIKQNNRARSAKLRVARKL from the coding sequence ATGGACTATCATAATCCTGTTCTTTTAAAGGAATCTGTAGATGGATTGAATATCCAGCCAGACGGGGTGTACGTAGATGTGACTTTTGGAGGTGGTGGTCATTCCAGAGAGATTTTAAGCAGGCTGGGACCTGCCGGAAAATTATACGCTTTCGACCAGGATAAGGATGCGCTTGAGAACAAGATAGATGATGAGCGTTTTACACTTATCAATGAGAACTTCAGATTTCTGAAGAGATTTCTAAGGTTCTACGGAGTAAAGCAAGTTGATGGAATTCTTGGCGATTTTGGTGTTTCCTCACATCAGTTCAATGAAGCCGAAAGGGGTTTTTCAACCAGATTCGATGCCAGGCTGGACATGAGAATGAACCAGGGTGATAAGTTAAGTGCATACGAAGTCATTAATGAATACGAAGAGGAGCAGCTGAAGAAGTTGTTCTATGCGTATGCAGATTTGAAAAACGCACCCAAACTTGCCCGTACCATTGTAGAAGAAAGAAAGAATGGAGCTATAGAAACCAGTGAGCAGCTAAAGGATCTATTGAAGCCGCATTTGTTCCGCGGAAAGGAAAATAAAATACTGGCGCAGATCTATCAGGCAATTCGTATAGAAGTGAATCAGGAAATTGAAGTGCTCAAAGAGTTCCTTCAGCAAACTGAAGAAGTGATCCGTAAAGACGGAAGGCTAAGTTTGATCTCTTACCACTCTCTTGAAGACAGGTTGGTAAAGCGATATATAAGGAGTGGATTGTTTGAAGGAGAACCGGAGAAAGACATGTATGGTAATATAGATGTCCCGTTCAGGAAAACCAGCGGACTCATCATTCCCTCGAAAGTTGAGATAAAACAAAATAACCGGGCGAGAAGTGCCAAATTAAGAGTGGCGCGTAAGCTTTAA